In Balearica regulorum gibbericeps isolate bBalReg1 chromosome 2, bBalReg1.pri, whole genome shotgun sequence, one DNA window encodes the following:
- the LOC104629495 gene encoding microtubule nucleation factor SSNA1, giving the protein MTQQGAVLQCYNNELVKCIEDLCMQKEELNKQIQQAEEEKNKLQHEIQVLNEQLECVCENLAQKVASRNELDKILAETEAAYMKILDSSRTLLNVLKKEVGSLKHTPELKTNVT; this is encoded by the coding sequence ATGACTCAGCAGGGAGCTGTTCTTCAGTGTTACAATAATGAGCTAGTGAAATGCATTGAAGACTTGTGTATGCAAAAAGAAGagctaaacaaacaaatccagcaagcagaagaggagaaaaataaactccAGCATGAAATACAAGTCCTCAATGAACAACTGGAGTGTGTATGTGAAAACCTGGCCCAAAAAGTAGCTTCACGGAATGAGCTCGATAAAATTCTTGCTGAAACTGAAGCTGCTTATATGAAGATTTTGGATAGTTCTAGAACTTTGCTTAATGTCCTGAAGAAGGAAGTGGGAAGTTTAAAGCATACACCAGAACTGAAAACCAATGTAACATGA